The proteins below are encoded in one region of Paenisporosarcina cavernae:
- a CDS encoding COX15/CtaA family protein, giving the protein MLKTRILKILSVASTLGMLLILLGGALVTKTGSGMGCGRHWPGCNGELIPSVITPEVLIEFSHRVVTGSVSILIVLLAIFAWRWIGHIRETKLLSISAIFFLVLQALVGAAQVLWGQGDFILALHFGISLISFASVLLLTLLIFEVDRKFKADQLAISSALRKNTIGVALYSYIVIYTGALVRHTDSSLVCLDWPLCNNGDFSLPSNMYQWIQMGHRTAAALIFIWIGLILWHVMKHYRNEKVLVKGWLIAFIIVSLQVTSGMFVVLTSLNLYVALLHSLFISLLFGLLCYMVLLISRSSKQKTDF; this is encoded by the coding sequence CGTTACAAAGACGGGTAGTGGAATGGGATGCGGTCGTCACTGGCCAGGATGTAATGGAGAATTAATTCCGAGTGTCATCACTCCAGAAGTGTTGATCGAATTTTCACATCGTGTCGTCACTGGCTCCGTTAGTATCTTAATTGTCTTACTCGCTATTTTTGCATGGCGGTGGATTGGGCACATTAGGGAAACAAAACTACTTTCTATTTCCGCTATCTTTTTCTTAGTTCTCCAAGCTTTAGTTGGTGCAGCTCAAGTGCTTTGGGGACAAGGAGATTTCATCTTAGCTTTACATTTTGGTATCTCCTTAATTTCATTTGCTTCTGTTTTACTCTTAACTTTATTAATCTTTGAAGTAGATCGTAAATTTAAGGCGGACCAACTAGCCATAAGTTCCGCGTTGCGAAAAAACACCATTGGTGTGGCATTGTATTCCTATATTGTTATTTATACAGGTGCACTCGTTCGACATACAGATTCAAGTCTTGTTTGTTTGGACTGGCCATTGTGCAACAATGGAGATTTTAGTCTCCCATCTAACATGTACCAATGGATTCAAATGGGGCACCGAACTGCAGCGGCGTTAATTTTCATTTGGATCGGTTTAATCCTCTGGCACGTGATGAAACATTACCGAAATGAAAAAGTTCTCGTGAAAGGTTGGCTCATTGCTTTCATCATCGTCTCACTTCAAGTGACGTCTGGAATGTTTGTTGTATTAACAAGTCTTAATCTTTACGTGGCTTTGCTACATTCCCTCTTTATTTCCTTACTTTTCGGGTTACTTTGTTACATGGTTCTATTAATTTCACGTAGTAGTAAGCAAAAAACTGACTTCTAA